The genomic interval gctgctgccgctcccgCATCTGGAGACGGACGGCGGCGGCGTTGGCGAAACGCAGCCCGGCCCTCCGCGCCTCCTCCGCCTGCTCCTTCTCCATCTGCTCCCGCTGGACCCTGCAGttacaaacctttcttttccatcgcTCGTTATTCGGGTTTAGTTTGGGAACAAGAggtaccagcccagcacagagttaattaatgtgtttaattgctctgctctgagagccaagggcactgagctctgcccacaggggtgaggcagcgaggaaggggatggacggacagagccaGACTGACACCCACATttatcaataagagtattccagccCATTGGCATCGTGCTGATTATTTAAGAGTGGGGCCTTCCAGTTTCCATCtctctctttgctctttttggcGCAGCCGGGGGAGTTTTGGTCGGGACGTTTAGTTGgggtttttgccattttgcagaggcctctgggctcttctgccttttcccctcttttctctctctgggatgggCTGTGGGACCCGGTGCCGTTTCCTGGCACCGGCTGCTCAGCGTGTTCATGGGGAATTGCCTTGAGCATCTTTTATTCctatcatatatatgtatatttactagtagtgtattagtatttagttattttattaaactgtgttcatctcaatccaagtttctcccttccctttggattctctcccctattgcagtcagtgagcggctgcgtggctgcattgccagctcatgttaaaccacgacacccgGTAACCCGGCCAGCGCCGGAGCCCCCGTGACGACCCCACAACCACCACCCCTCATCAGCGAGCTCCCCTCTCACCGCAGGATCCTCTCGAACTCATCGCGGTCCTGCTGCACCTGCACGGCCATGCTGTGCTCCCGCTGGGCGATCTGCTCCAGGCGGCTCTGCTTCAGCAGCCGGTTCGTCTCGGCCCTGCGCTGCGCCGCCTCCTTCTCCTTGCGCCGCCACTCGCGTTCCGCAGCCTCCTGGCTGCGCTTGGCCCTCAGAGCATCCTGCCGGAGGGGGACAGGGTGACTGTCCCTTGGGACGGGGCACACAGGGCCGCTTGGCCATGGTCAAGTCCTGGTGGGGCTCCAAGACTTCACCCGGTTCCACGTGCTGGTCCAGATCCACGGTAAACCCGGCAGAGCCGCCACATCCCCGCGGCCGGGGTGGTGATGAGGAAGGCGGTGGGTGAACATGGAGCTCATGGTGTGTGCACAAACCACCCACCTGCTCTGCCTTGTGGTCCTGGGCCTTCTCCTGCATGGCCCTCAAGCGCGccgtctccttctccttctcctggcGGATcctctcctgctcagcctccagctcGGCCTCgcgctcctgcccggcacagacCCCGGTGGCAGCGCCCGCGGCTCCGCCGGCCCGGCCCGTGCCGGACACGGGGTCCTGATACCATTTTCTGCCGTTGGTACTCAAGCACCCGCTCGTCCTCCATCCTCTCCCGCTCCCGCTGCTCCTCCTTGTGCCTCTGGTTCTCCTCGTTGACGCGTCTGATCTCGGCCTGGATTCTGTTCTGCTCCTCCCGTTTCCGCTCCATCTCCTGGAAGAGGAACAGCACGGAGGGTCCAAGGGTGGGAGGACAAGCTCTTTCCAATGGTGCCTCAACTTCCCCAAGAGACCAGAGCTTTAATTCTCCCGCCTGCGTTCTCCACACACCAAACCCAACttgcccagcacagggtgacccTTCCACTCTGGCTCCAGCCCCCCCAGGTCGCTGGTCGCACCTTCAAGTCCTCCATCTTCAGCCGCTCCAGGTACTTGAGCATCTCCTGCACCTCCTGGTCCTGCTGCTCGGCTCTCAGAGCCCGCTCCTCCGCGTTCTTCTCCATCTGCTTCACAATCTCCTGCCTCCCTCTGCGAGAAGAGAGCAGAAAGGTTCCCTCCGGCTCCACCGCGCCGAGGAGCAGAAACAtcaggacagacagacatcccAGCACAGACATCAGGACAGGTGCCTCTGCGGGTAGCAGGGGCCCTTCTTGCAAACCTGATCAACTCCTCCTTCCTCCCGCGCTCCAGTTCCTCCTGCATCTCGTTGGCCTTCGTCCTCTCCACCTCCATCATCTTGTCCAGgcgcttctcttcctcctccagctCTTTGGTGATGAGCTGCTTCTCCAGGATCTGCATGTCGCGGATCATGTGGCACTTGGCGCCGAGGATCATCTGTGGGGACAACGGGTGTCCCTGGTCTCCGGGGGACAGACACACAAAGTGGGGGacgagggaaggagaggaagagcCCGCGCAGCAGCGGGTTTAGGTCTGGGTGATGCCGACGGCGCTCTCAGCAGCCAGGGGACATCGGGGACCCCCGTCCCACCTCGCTGAACTCCTTgatctcctcctcctgctccaagCGCATCCTGTTCGCCCGCTGCCGCA from Patagioenas fasciata isolate bPatFas1 chromosome 30, bPatFas1.hap1, whole genome shotgun sequence carries:
- the CFAP45 gene encoding cilia- and flagella-associated protein 45 isoform X1, with translation MGKGVRAAVTMFPHQSWESRVGLKHFLQGPTWPALSVSGFPGSSILSLVHPSAVTLSLRRPQRGEGDARYRSPRSPQTTSVPVENPPGSLVIGREDFQRIQEAARVLSKQEREARLAALKAEKEAVLDALRERKRAEKEKATRQQAGKLSDLEEEAKERTQHLRQRANRMRLEQEEEIKEFSEMILGAKCHMIRDMQILEKQLITKELEEEEKRLDKMMEVERTKANEMQEELERGRKEELIRGRQEIVKQMEKNAEERALRAEQQDQEVQEMLKYLERLKMEDLKEMERKREEQNRIQAEIRRVNEENQRHKEEQRERERMEDERVLEYQRQKMEREAELEAEQERIRQEKEKETARLRAMQEKAQDHKAEQDALRAKRSQEAAEREWRRKEKEAAQRRAETNRLLKQSRLEQIAQREHSMAVQVQQDRDEFERILRVQREQMEKEQAEEARRAGLRFANAAAVRLQMRERQQQLARERAAAFEEGRRLQEEARRRSQRIAQLKQQKIQELRACGIPEKYCAQLERRALPRAGADPNPAQDQSSSSITT
- the CFAP45 gene encoding cilia- and flagella-associated protein 45 isoform X2, whose translation is MPTSIAPSPSRAPGRQRISGAADETLLGERRSPIVILQDARTAPKPSHKPETIRLITKDFTRDVVVPVENPPGSLVIGREDFQRIQEAARVLSKQEREARLAALKAEKEAVLDALRERKRAEKEKATRQQAGKLSDLEEEAKERTQHLRQRANRMRLEQEEEIKEFSEMILGAKCHMIRDMQILEKQLITKELEEEEKRLDKMMEVERTKANEMQEELERGRKEELIRGRQEIVKQMEKNAEERALRAEQQDQEVQEMLKYLERLKMEDLKEMERKREEQNRIQAEIRRVNEENQRHKEEQRERERMEDERVLEYQRQKMEREAELEAEQERIRQEKEKETARLRAMQEKAQDHKAEQDALRAKRSQEAAEREWRRKEKEAAQRRAETNRLLKQSRLEQIAQREHSMAVQVQQDRDEFERILRVQREQMEKEQAEEARRAGLRFANAAAVRLQMRERQQQLARERAAAFEEGRRLQEEARRRSQRIAQLKQQKIQELRACGIPEKYCAQLERRALPRAGADPNPAQDQSSSSITT